CGGAATTAACTCAAAACAGTTACCTATCAAATTGACCTCTCGAAAACCATTTATATTGTCActgaaaaataagtaataataaaagcatcAAGAATAATTCGCTATGATATTCAAATATAGGTGCGTGGCTTAAGCCTGTATACATGTATCGATCCTGagtaaacagtaaaaaaacatattaataacactttaaatcataataactatttatttctgCTTAAAGCTGTTTCTTCCAGACCAcccaaatacatataacaaaggccggcaacgcactcgcgagccctctggcattgagagtgtccatgggcggcggtatcacctaacatcatgtgagcctcctgcccgtttgcctcctgttctataaaaaaaagaaaattatataaacatatacaggttaaaaaaaagtttgttcaTACAGTGTTGTTGGTTGttgcttaatttaattttcaatataaaaacgtTTGTAGGATGTTGGGCCTGCCACGCTTTTGCAGTGTTTCGGGCATGTTTGGCCAGGCTATAACTTATAGGCGAAGAACTTTTACGCAAGTTTTAGGTAGTTTATTCGTACTTGCCGGGTCTGCGAGACATAATTGTGTAGAcggttaattaatttcattatttaatttgttgttgATGTTAGTACTAAAGtctttactaattaaaatggaTCTGTGTtatctaattggaataaattactattatatatcttaCTATTTAGTCTGTCACTCTTTACATAGGCTGAACAAACCACAGTAGTGCCAGTGACGGTGAACGACCAAAAAGTTGGATCTATGCGAAAgtatataatcaaaaaaaaattcatgaaATTTCAGATTCTTTAAATCATCAGTTCCAGAAACATTCCACCAATGCACAATCTTCAACtccatataataataaaatagcgaCTTAAACGTGCAATTCTCAACTCTTCGGTTGTTTGTTCACGACTGCGCAACAAGAAATTTCTGCATATGCTCGGATCTAACACTCGCTTGTATGATGAAGGATTGTGAGGTAACCGACTCTTGACAGTGTGTTAAGGCCCatgacaattattatttaatgaataaaattacttactatttAAATCTGCggctattttttatcaataacgGAATACTAAACTCATTGATTGGTGTTCACATATATGAACTGAAATTTACGTATCACATATTTACTATGTGCTTCAATTAATGCGTAAGAAGCGATTGTATTGTGTTCATGGCGGTATCGTTAACAAATGtagaaatttcatttttttaaatgtaattttttataatttaaaaaaaaaaattcatctaCTCCCAGTAAATACTTTTCTATATATccttttttagttattattactatgtaggttaagaatgtTGTATCTAAATACTGTGAGCATATAAATATAGGGGAGTTTATTattgctttaatttaaaattttaagaaaaccgATTTGTACAGGTtgtattagaataatttttaacacatattatacTTGCACAGTTGTCCTAATTTCTCCTTTTACTAACAAAGACTTTGACGCTAATTTATTTAGCTACATAGCTGTGATGaagcataattaaattaccttgTTCTGTACGCCTGATTCATAAAATCTTCACTCACATTAGCACTGTATATTCATCTACAAACAACGACAACAAAACTTTCcagttaataataacaatataaatattatcaagtattaaaatataaaattaaagccATAACTATATGTATtcttgataatataaaaataacaaattgtgATCAACTTTAAATACAGGAAAACGAGACTATCAAATCTAGCATTGTTAGCGGGTAAACCTATCCGGATAACCCTCTAGAGTAGTGTCCTTTCTCAACGGTTTTTACCTTTGTAAGAGGGCaagaaaacttttatatatacttaaatttaataagttgttCCGTTGTTGGTATAACACCTGATCCAATTACAAGACAAAATAGCGTTAAGAAAGTCGAAGAAGTCAGACATTCCCTTCAACCAAGGTTTGGGACTAATCCAAAAGACATACCTTCATGAAGGTGAGAGTTGTATGCCAAAACGAATGTATACGGAAATGTGATAACAAGGTCGATGCTATCAATAggtatcaaaatataaaagggTGAAAAGTATGACAAAATACGTGTAAGTATGAGTTTAGAAGAAACGTGAGTAGAAGGGAGTAGAGACAAAAAAAAGATAGGCTGGCAGAGGGTTGGCCACCAGATCTTGACGCTGATCACTCGGTTGAAAGATCAAGTTTAGGCCCTTACAGGTCTTAACATCAACGAGATAAGATATTTAAAGGTGGTAAGCCAAAGACAGGGAGAATTGAACGATTACGTCATCTAATTAGTGCGCTAACAAGTTATAATTGGTATCTAGTAGTTTATCTAGTGACCTGTTCCGGCATCGCATTGCAGAACATTAAATTCCTCTAGAATAAAACTCTTTTCCCAATCGATTACCTGAAATGACCGGACCAACGGCTTCTTTCCAATTGGACAGAGTGGAATTGCAAGGGCTTTTTTTGGATTCGGGGagcaatcaaaaatataattcagtaAAATCTCCTTATTAGTCAGATTGCATCGACTTATTCTTTTGATCTTTATGTAGATATTAGCATTAtgaaaaattttgtatttttggcagaaatatatatgaattacTCATGTAAGTACTTTAGTTTGAGGCACCCTgtgtcttttaaaaatacagacATCTCTCGTCAGTCAGTGTCTGAATAAAACGTCTTAAAATTCCTCGCCAATGTCTATTTATGGCCATGCCAATGGTAATTAGCAAAACATTGAACTTGATTCTTTCTGCCAAGTCACGTGTCAATTGTCACACTTTTTTTGAAACAATTACGCcttgtttttttaactaactGCTTTTagcaaatgtttattttagaatttctatgttcttaaattatattgcttATTAACATCAGTATTATGTTAATGTCTACATCTAcaacataatttttgtttaaagcaTGTAAATACAGGGTTTAGGGTCCGTATATATAAGTTTGTCCCATTCGATGTCGAGACTTTAAGGGCGTAGGGTCCTATCAAAGGTGAGTCGACATtacaggagaccgaagagctggcagctacctcggacaaagaattagtctagctattcaaagggggaaagctgccagtatcttcggaaccttgcctaaagggactcctttaaataatatattttagttattatatttttaggttaactattgtttttttttgttattttaatatatgttagctgtttaatataattttattaatattggatataaatgattttttgttgCAAACAAGGTTTTTCTTACATTATGTGAGCACGAAAATAAAACGTTTCCAATTGTTTCTGGTGCTCTTGCTTCTTATCTATGctctgtttcattattttctcTTGTTAACAATCGAATCAAGCCAACGACCGTTTTGAGGGAGACCGCTCTTGGGTAGTACGGGGTCAAAAACCAGCAGGAAAATGCCTATAATATCAGATTACCAACGGCAATTCTTCCTGAATATAGAAACTAACGTGTACCCTTAGCCGACAATGACAATGACAATGACAATGACAGGAcactttatttccaaaacataaaaaaatctagcaAAGTCAGGATACTAACTAGTTCTTCAAGAATtcgattattaaattattgttaacatATGTTTGAACTACACGTTTCTCATTTATGAACGTCGATAAAACAGACAAATTTAAACGCGGATCGTTAAGAGTTTAATTCTTTCGCTTACATCACAATCAGGAAGTGAGCATTGTCAGTGTCTGCAAAACAAAAGCGCGATTCTAAAACTACACAGCGTTTCCATTGCTTTATTTGTTTCTaccaatgttttaataatgctGTCCGTGTAGTAATGTAGACGTTTCAATAAGTTTTCAATTGGCACagatgttatatttttgtactctCAATGCCACGAGGCCATTGCTTCAATGAAATTAGTCATTACTTCCAATGGTATTGGGTAATTGCAACTGTTTTTAGATCAAggcttaaattattaatcagtTCGCGCGGGTGAAATATATTCAGAGTTGGAAGAAAGGATCAATTCTGAATTCTTCTATTACTGCGAAGGacacatcgtgaagaaaccggttTGCCTAGAAACGTCAAACCAGAACCAAACAAACTtgcctataaagaaaaaaaatcatgaaatagatacagaaatctctTGCCAAAACCACAACACACTGTCGTCGGTTTGCTTTCGCATTTTAGCAATTGTTAAACACTATTTTATCGTAACTGGATTTTTACACCACATGACGGTAGACTTTAAATCAAACTCTTTAAGTCGTTTAATTCACACTGCCAGTACTCAGCCAAACATGCTTTAGTATTGTTGtatctttgtatattttcaatCCGCGATGGAAGGCTAGTAATACCACTGGATTTCTAAGGCCATATTGCATTTTTTAGCTagtcaaatatatatacaatattgtgAAGAGTgaataatctatattattatttatatgcataagtaaaagaaactttttattaattccaaAAGTCGTTTGTTGAACATTGACAACCTCTTGCTTGATTTTAACTTGCGCATTGTGCTTGTGCATTTGCTCgtcaaaattacaataaaaattaggcAAGTAAATAAATCTGTAGTTTCTAGAGAAACTTAATCAAACACAAGATTTGATGTTAAAGGCATTTGCGAGCCAGGCTTGTACTTATCATGGAATtagtcaaatataaaataattaaaacaaatatataaaattcatttatttggtCCCTCTTCAAATTAGAATATACATATCACAATCGTATATTCAACACATACATTTTGCACACATTTTCAGTCTTATAAGTACCTAATCTATTCCTTAACATATCAGTAActaattcttataatatatgcaagcaatcttaattttaaattgtgtttacaattatatgaaccgatagtaaaaaaaattaccaaatcaattacctatattaataatcaaaacGTATGAAGAAAGAACATATCTTCCAAATTATATACTATGCTATATCCGAAGTTATACTGTAACAGCTAGCGCAAAAATTAAGtcccataattttttttattaaaatacacatttttggagcaaaaattaaactgaaattGATTTATGAATGTACGATATATGAAAAACCTAATAATTGTATCACTAATGACTGAAagacacaatttaattatatttggtcTATTTCAAGTATTGCGTCCCAGTATTACGGaaatctttgattttcttatttggtgattacgtcaacagtaattatttacattattacacatattacccacgcattgtctatgcttgaaaacgaaatacaTTTTCGAGATTTCCTAtaagctttgcttacttttgctgacaagagtggggggggggggggtaatAAAtggcagtaaatctgcttacgtaatacttgaacgggcCCCTAATTGTGCTGTCACATGAATAACtacaaatatagtatatatatatctcctTACCATATCCCTTTTAACTTCATAGGTTGATCCTAGCCTAATTATACATAGAATAGTGTATATGTCGCTAAGTAGTTAAATCGGAgaattaattgaatctctagagagttaattaaagatcgatattcaatcaaatcGCTAACGTTCCTAACAGACAAGTGACTGAACGAAACGTTTAATAAATCTTCTATACGTTCCTAGGCAACTGTACATAGGACAATTTTGTTCTGCAGGCTTCTTGTACACATATCCGTCtgccatttattatttatcgattaaagaaataaataattttccaataGATCtaatcgaaatttaaaaagtatagtACACCAGGCTTACAATTAACAAATGGGCATTAAATGTCCAAGCTGAGTTGTACCTTACttcacatatattattaacgttTGGCGAACCAACGCTTCCATCAGTCAAATGTTTATGACATAGGAGAGAAAACTGCGCACAGAgtatatgatattattttaacaattctcAATAGGCCCATACCGCTGTCTGAACCAGGTCATTCCCCTATAATCTGGCTCGTACACATCCGGGATTTCCTTGTCGATCGCTTCACAATACACCATTTTGACGGAGGCTTCACCAAATAATCTCTCTTCGTATTTTATTAGCTGCTTAAAGAATCCAGTGTTCGGTCGTATTTGCGGCCTGCAAATGATTAAATACATGTAccttagttttaatatttaattcaattaaatatttcagctgGTAACGTTTACGAAGGGAAAATACATgtagtacaaaatattaatattgtaacatAGTAGTAACTATGCTAATTGTGTGGACACGTTAGCCCTGAGTCTCATCTCCCTCTGACACTTCGATCCCTTAGTCTTTAGTCCAAGTTTGATCCCTTTGGAGTAAACTGCTGTGGGATTTTTGCTGCTAATTTATTTGGCGCCTGGAACGTAGTACCGTTGACTCTAGAGCCagtgctttcctcgctcaacgaaccGCAATGCAGgaaggaaatgctgccagcatgaaaggtacactgccagcggttaccatggtaacaaatGAATTTAGTCTACGTTACTCTTATTCGTCATGATTAATATGAACCAGTTCCAAAGCACGTTTAAAATTACTACGTTACTCTTTAATCTTTTCTTGCTTAAGGAGTAGATAATTGTATTTACCTTCGCCTTTTCATATGGTGATACGCGTCTCTGAGTGTCATTTTGTGCCATTTAATGAGGTATGCTAAGCACAACGTGACGGATCTTGATACACCGGCGACACAATGAACCAATACCGATTCATCTCTTGTGACTACCTgtgacaaataaaattataatccaATACAATAACAGTAATCCTTGTATAGACGATATTGATTGTTCAGTCTGTATTAGGTAGGCTGAAAAGGACGTAGGCTAACatagtacaatatttttgtttgaatagatttttatttgattattcgAGAACAATAAAACGATTATACCCATCAGACATTTTTTGATACACTTTCGGTGATTATCTCTTCAACATCGCATAATCTAGAGATTATAGGTAGCTAGTTAGGTAGTTTGCTAGGTAGACCCAGAAAACATTATTCTGAGGTCTAAGAACAGGAAACACTGTATACATttggtattaataaataaatgggtACTCACTTCATTTATTAAGTCAGCGACGCTCTCCATATAAGGATGCATGTCGGAATTGGGTGTGTCCAACAGTGGTACATAATGTCTCGGTACATAGTCTTCTGGCGGTGGTGGTAGTTCTGGGGCGGCATTTACCACCAAACTTGGTCGCAGGGCCTTAACAGCGCCGGGCAAAGCGTGGGCTCCACATATGTATACGAAGTCAATGACTCGTGATACGCCTAGAGGACAGCCTCTGTAGAAAATATCTGCACTTAGTGGCCAAGCTAAggagttaattaaaaaaaaaaaaaacgaatcgACAAAACAAGAACCAACGCTGTGATTCTTTTTCATTGGCCAATCAAACCAGTACGTATTAATTAAGCTTCTGTACTTCTAATCACACTGAcgaaatatgattaataaaagacCAAAGGTACGAAATGATGTTGGAAATATCGGTATAATGTAAATGAATTTCAAGTAACAGAAATAGAATCGTCCcacaaattgtttataaacacTCAAATCACGCTCGGCATCAATCAAACTGTATCGATCGACTCTTTGCATTTATAGCAAATcccattattttgataattacaCTTTGACCCAGTTCATAAAATGCTGTGAAATTATCGTCAATTTTCTAGAGGAGCGtggtttatttaatgtaattgacCTGGAAGACCTAATAGCTAATGACGGTAGATTAGTTGTATAGAACGAgactttaaattcaaattttatatgagaTATTACAATTAAGTTTGGAAAGTTAAAGCTTTGTAAAACTTtttagtgtatataaatatatacatatactaatatatacataaatatgtgCATTATTTAGAGATATTTCTTTTacgtattttgtgtttaaaacCCACGTCAAAGAAgtgtattttttcaattatctatatatttacgaAGTAGTTTTGGCacttataaaaacatcaaCAAAGCGTAAACAGTCCACATTCCACGAGGTTGTGTCATTTTGGATTCGAGCCAACCACGTCTGACCCTAACGAACTTGCTCTAATCAGAAAACTACGCATttggttttgtttttacatCTATCGCAAAGTGAagataaaaaggttttatatgttttaattctaTGTAATCTGTGACTCTCATTACTGAACTCGCGGTGTAATTTGCTGGTAATCTGTGATCTCTTGAATTTACTACTAAATATCATGCATAATTttggataatttaatttaaaagaaataaacaattgagcATTAAACAATAATCTACATCGCTCtatttttcataatcaatagtaatattaagatttaatgtttatataaaaaacattttatttttaactagctTATCCCTTTGTTTCcatttaatgtgttttatattatttctcgCGAGTTGTTATCCTAccttttacttgaaaattgcataaagttaaaactattgccataaaagaaaaaaaattgagcgCGAGTGTccgtttaataattgtttatattatctttgCTTGTCTCGACACAAGGTCTTCcacaaatatcatattttgtcACTTTGTTATAccttaatttcttaaatttaatatctttaaatattatgtttgagaAAGCATtacatcatattaaataattattattctcttGCTACGTACATTGGTTTGACAAGCCTCATAtgtataaatgtcaaaaaaattgtaaatacatatctaatttttaataattttataaaaaatatataaatatacaatagtaaattaaaaaatatattttgtaagcaATACTTAAAGTCactgttatttataacttaaaccactttaaaaataaacagatttgcaatattttaagtttattaattaaatagagaTAATTGAAAGACTTCAGTACAACTGTTAGAAAGTCcaacttaatatcaaatttacaaaatgtgtgaatcacaataataaaatacctgtTCAATTCATCCCTTATCTCTTTAGAAACATCTGCCACCACAGAAGGCCTCTCATTAGCAACCCTCGCAACCTTATCTTCGACCGGAAGAACTTTCATTTCgagattatatatttcagaagCAGACTGACACTTTCACCATTTATTTTCACTAATCGTGTTTTATATCG
This DNA window, taken from Pieris rapae chromosome 16, ilPieRapa1.1, whole genome shotgun sequence, encodes the following:
- the LOC110991964 gene encoding dual specificity protein phosphatase 14; amino-acid sequence: MKVLPVEDKVARVANERPSVVADVSKEIRDELNRGCPLGVSRVIDFVYICGAHALPGAVKALRPSLVVNAAPELPPPPEDYVPRHYVPLLDTPNSDMHPYMESVADLINEVVTRDESVLVHCVAGVSRSVTLCLAYLIKWHKMTLRDAYHHMKRRRPQIRPNTGFFKQLIKYEERLFGEASVKMVYCEAIDKEIPDVYEPDYRGMTWFRQRYGPIENC